The following proteins come from a genomic window of Anaerobutyricum hallii:
- a CDS encoding IS3 family transposase: protein MYRAIKEEHEKYNYPILLLCEIGGIARSSYYKWLHHVETPNERFNEELAEKLEQLHEKHPDMGYRRLNDKLRHDEDIRVNDKRILRICRKKQIRSNLKSRYNGCTRASNNPAFIAENILNREFKAEHLNEKWVTDVTEFKYGNTLDSVHKIYLSAILDLCDRRPVAYVIGDSNNNALVFETFDKAVKANPEAHPIFHSDRGYQYTSRRFHQKLEEAGMIQSMSRVAHCTDNGVMEGFWGILKREMYYGKKFESREELVKAITEYIDYYTNDRPQRGLGVLTPMEFHEKQRLAA, encoded by the coding sequence ATCTATCGGGCAATCAAGGAAGAACACGAAAAATATAACTATCCAATCCTGTTATTATGTGAAATAGGTGGAATCGCCAGATCATCCTACTACAAATGGCTCCATCACGTAGAGACACCGAACGAGAGATTTAACGAGGAATTGGCAGAGAAACTGGAACAATTACATGAAAAACATCCAGATATGGGATATAGAAGGTTAAATGACAAGCTGCGCCACGATGAAGACATTCGGGTAAATGATAAGAGAATCCTCCGTATTTGCAGAAAAAAACAGATCCGGTCCAACTTAAAGAGCCGGTATAATGGCTGTACCAGAGCATCAAACAACCCAGCATTTATTGCAGAAAACATTCTTAATAGAGAATTTAAGGCAGAACACCTTAATGAGAAATGGGTTACTGATGTAACGGAATTCAAATATGGAAACACCTTAGACAGTGTTCATAAAATATATTTAAGCGCTATATTAGACTTATGTGATAGACGGCCCGTTGCATATGTTATTGGGGATAGTAATAATAATGCGCTGGTATTTGAAACTTTTGATAAAGCAGTAAAGGCAAATCCAGAAGCCCATCCTATTTTTCACAGTGACAGAGGATATCAGTATACCTCCCGAAGATTCCATCAGAAATTGGAAGAAGCAGGAATGATACAGAGTATGTCGAGGGTAGCACACTGTACAGATAATGGAGTAATGGAAGGCTTTTGGGGAATCTTGAAACGGGAAATGTATTATGGAAAGAAATTTGAGAGCAGAGAAGAATTAGTGAAGGCAATCACAGAATATATAGATTACTATACAAACGACCGACCACAGAGAGGACTTGGAGTATTAACACCAATGGAATTTCATGAAAAGCAACGATTGGCGGCATAA
- a CDS encoding helix-turn-helix domain-containing protein has translation MDKISPEEKIQWMEKILQKKESISSVASKIGVYYTTVDKWLRNYQSIGPEAFFRKGHTYRTPAQKEAAVFDYLSGKGSLRDICAKHKISDAQILRRWIMKYNSHDKETGGRPIMTKGRKTTFEERVEIVQYCIKHSHNYSETAKKFHISYHQARSYTIRYEENGVDGLQDKRGKRKSPEEMTEVEKLRAEVRLLRAEKRRAEIEISFLKKLEEIERRGG, from the coding sequence ATGGATAAGATTTCTCCAGAAGAAAAAATACAATGGATGGAAAAAATTCTTCAGAAAAAAGAATCCATCAGTTCTGTTGCATCAAAAATAGGAGTTTATTATACGACCGTTGATAAATGGCTTAGAAATTATCAATCAATTGGACCGGAAGCTTTTTTTCGAAAAGGTCATACCTATCGAACTCCTGCTCAAAAAGAAGCAGCTGTTTTCGATTATCTTTCTGGAAAAGGTTCTCTCCGGGATATCTGTGCCAAACACAAAATTTCAGATGCACAGATACTCAGAAGATGGATTATGAAGTATAATAGTCATGATAAGGAAACAGGAGGTAGACCAATCATGACTAAAGGCAGAAAAACTACATTTGAAGAACGTGTCGAGATCGTTCAATATTGCATAAAACATTCTCATAACTATTCGGAAACAGCAAAAAAATTTCACATTTCTTATCATCAGGCCAGAAGTTATACTATAAGATATGAAGAAAACGGGGTGGATGGGCTGCAAGATAAGCGGGGAAAGAGAAAATCCCCAGAGGAAATGACGGAAGTAGAAAAACTGCGTGCAGAAGTAAGACTTCTGCGTGCGGAAAAAAGACGGGCAGAAATAGAGATATCTTTCTTAAAAAAATTAGAAGAGATAGAGAGGAGGGGAGGCTGA
- a CDS encoding HPr family phosphocarrier protein has protein sequence MITKTITINSMDKIKTFVDIINKFNGRFDLVSGCSIVNAKSIMAIFSLDISRPVYLYIYNEDSADYVAKALKDFEVNALQIQEQLLA, from the coding sequence GTGATCACAAAAACCATTACCATTAATTCTATGGATAAGATTAAAACTTTTGTAGACATAATTAATAAATTTAACGGACGTTTTGATTTAGTGTCTGGCTGCAGTATTGTCAATGCAAAGTCCATCATGGCCATTTTCAGTCTTGATATTTCCCGCCCGGTTTATCTCTACATCTATAACGAAGATTCCGCTGATTATGTTGCAAAAGCATTAAAAGATTTTGAAGTGAATGCATTGCAGATACAGGAACAGCTTTTAGCATAA
- the rfbB gene encoding dTDP-glucose 4,6-dehydratase, with the protein MTIIVTGGAGFIGSNFIFHMLNKYPDYRIICLDCLTYAGNLSTLEPVMDNPNFRFVKESITDREAVYKLFEEEHPDMVVNFAAESHVDRSIENPEVFLDTNIKGTAVLMDACRKFGIKRYHQVSTDEVYGDLPLDRPDLFFTEETPIHTSSPYSSSKAGADLLVLAYHRTYGLPVTISRCSNNYGPYHFPEKLIPLMIANALNDKPLPVYGKGENVRDWLYVEDHCRAIDLIIHKGRVGEVYNVGGHNEMKNIDIVKIICKELGKPESLITYVADRKGHDMRYAIDPTKIHNELGWLPETKFADGIKKTIQWYLDNKEWWETIISGEYQDYYEKMYKNR; encoded by the coding sequence ATGACTATTATTGTAACCGGCGGCGCCGGATTTATTGGAAGCAACTTTATTTTTCATATGTTAAACAAATATCCTGATTACCGGATCATTTGTTTAGACTGTCTGACTTATGCAGGGAATCTCTCTACATTAGAACCGGTAATGGATAATCCGAACTTCCGCTTTGTAAAAGAGAGCATTACTGACAGAGAAGCTGTATACAAACTGTTTGAGGAAGAGCATCCTGACATGGTAGTAAACTTTGCGGCTGAAAGCCATGTTGATCGTTCTATCGAAAATCCTGAAGTTTTCTTAGATACCAATATTAAAGGAACTGCCGTCCTTATGGATGCCTGCCGCAAATTCGGCATCAAACGATATCATCAGGTAAGTACCGATGAAGTTTATGGCGATCTTCCTTTAGACCGCCCGGATCTTTTCTTCACAGAAGAAACACCGATTCATACCAGCTCTCCATACAGTAGCTCTAAAGCAGGAGCAGACTTATTAGTTCTTGCTTATCATAGAACTTACGGACTGCCTGTGACAATCAGCCGCTGCTCAAACAATTACGGACCTTATCATTTTCCTGAAAAGCTGATTCCGCTTATGATCGCTAATGCGCTAAATGACAAACCTCTTCCTGTTTACGGAAAAGGGGAAAATGTACGAGACTGGCTCTATGTAGAAGACCACTGTCGTGCAATTGATTTAATCATCCATAAAGGACGTGTCGGAGAAGTTTATAATGTCGGTGGACATAACGAAATGAAAAATATCGATATTGTAAAAATCATTTGTAAAGAACTTGGAAAACCAGAAAGCCTCATCACTTATGTTGCAGACAGAAAAGGCCATGATATGCGTTACGCTATTGATCCTACAAAAATTCATAACGAACTCGGCTGGCTTCCGGAAACTAAGTTTGCCGATGGTATAAAAAAGACAATTCAGTGGTATCTTGATAATAAAGAATGGTGGGAAACTATTATTTCCGGTGAATATCAAGACTACTATGAAAAGATGTACAAAAACCGTTAA
- a CDS encoding S8 family peptidase — translation MENNQDGLKALLQEKDCVGVPANEEYQEYLVDYLLDENFFENELADYCVFPIGYNQSIVYIKSKNPLTGDDRRFRYNTVPKCYGLMASEELEETGILKVRRSPQLGYRGSGTLIGIIDTGIRLEDSLFLYEDGSSKVVALWDQSDQSGTRPEGFLYGTEWTREEISEGIKKKDKKLPGDENGHGTFLAAVAAGREDIDKGFSGVAPDAELVVVKLKQSKKYLREFYSIPDGIWSCQEDDVMLAVRYVISVANKLGRPVSICLGIGTNLGGHNGANGLARYISYLSLLPKISFHIAGGNEGISGHHFHGTIRREEQYQTVDFNVAEGENGFIMELWGDEPNVYTVGVLSPGGENIERMQLKMGEFRSIRFFPENTLLEIRSFPGATIGGSQVIRMNFKNLVPGIWKLFIYGTGNGEKTYDIWMPISNFLKEETVFINPDSEQTVTSPGNAQYAITYTPYDVTTGGLYIRASKGYTRDGRIVPDLAAPGVSVKIPGISRIDRNGEKAGKERVRSGSSIAAAFGAGIGALMQEWAFIAGYDPFMNGQDMRTYLIRGAVKDGPYEYPNREWGYGKINIYNTLLEQRF, via the coding sequence ATGGAAAATAATCAAGATGGATTAAAGGCATTGCTTCAGGAAAAGGATTGTGTTGGGGTTCCGGCAAATGAAGAATATCAGGAATATCTTGTTGATTATTTACTTGATGAAAATTTTTTTGAAAATGAATTGGCAGACTATTGTGTGTTTCCTATAGGATATAATCAGTCTATTGTTTATATAAAGTCGAAGAATCCCCTGACAGGAGATGATAGAAGATTTCGATATAATACTGTTCCAAAATGCTATGGTCTGATGGCTTCGGAAGAATTAGAAGAAACGGGAATTCTGAAAGTCAGACGATCTCCTCAGCTTGGTTACAGGGGAAGTGGGACTTTGATTGGGATTATTGATACAGGCATTCGATTAGAGGATTCTCTTTTCTTATATGAAGACGGAAGTTCCAAAGTTGTCGCACTGTGGGATCAGAGTGACCAGAGTGGAACAAGACCGGAAGGATTTCTTTACGGAACGGAATGGACGAGAGAAGAAATTAGTGAAGGGATAAAAAAGAAAGATAAAAAACTCCCCGGAGATGAGAATGGACATGGAACATTTCTCGCGGCCGTTGCAGCCGGACGAGAAGATATCGATAAGGGATTTTCGGGTGTAGCACCGGATGCGGAACTTGTTGTTGTAAAATTAAAACAAAGTAAAAAATATTTGCGTGAATTTTATTCTATTCCGGATGGCATCTGGTCCTGTCAGGAGGATGACGTTATGTTGGCAGTACGTTATGTCATCAGTGTGGCAAATAAATTGGGAAGACCGGTATCAATCTGTCTTGGAATCGGAACAAACCTTGGAGGACACAATGGAGCCAATGGTCTGGCAAGATATATTTCCTATCTATCGCTACTCCCCAAAATTTCTTTTCATATCGCAGGAGGAAACGAAGGAATCAGCGGTCATCATTTTCATGGAACAATACGGAGAGAGGAACAATATCAGACAGTTGATTTTAATGTGGCAGAAGGAGAAAATGGCTTCATCATGGAGCTTTGGGGTGACGAGCCAAATGTGTATACAGTAGGGGTTCTGTCTCCCGGAGGAGAAAATATTGAGCGTATGCAGCTTAAAATGGGAGAATTTCGAAGCATTCGCTTTTTCCCCGAAAATACATTATTGGAAATACGTTCTTTTCCGGGAGCAACAATAGGAGGTTCACAGGTAATCCGGATGAACTTTAAAAATCTCGTTCCCGGCATATGGAAGCTTTTTATTTACGGAACAGGAAACGGTGAAAAAACGTACGATATCTGGATGCCAATCAGCAATTTCTTAAAAGAAGAAACAGTATTCATTAATCCAGACTCCGAACAGACCGTCACTTCACCAGGAAATGCTCAGTACGCCATAACATATACGCCATATGATGTGACAACCGGAGGATTATATATAAGAGCAAGCAAAGGATATACAAGAGACGGAAGAATTGTACCGGACCTTGCTGCCCCAGGAGTCTCTGTAAAAATCCCTGGGATTTCAAGAATTGACAGAAACGGAGAAAAAGCCGGAAAAGAAAGAGTACGAAGCGGAAGCAGTATAGCAGCAGCCTTTGGTGCGGGAATAGGAGCATTAATGCAGGAATGGGCATTTATTGCCGGCTACGACCCGTTTATGAATGGGCAGGACATGAGAACCTATCTTATTCGGGGAGCGGTAAAAGATGGACCATATGAATATCCAAACCGAGAATGGGGCTATGGAAAGATAAATATATATAATACTTTACTAGAACAAAGATTTTAA
- the rfbA gene encoding glucose-1-phosphate thymidylyltransferase RfbA — MKGIILAGGSGTRLYPLTMVTSKQLLPIYDKPMIYYPMSVLMNAGIRDILIISTPQDTPRFKELLKDGSQFGVNLSYAVQPSPDGLAQAFIIGEEFIGNDTVAMVLGDNIFAGHGLKKRLCAAVKNAEQGNGATVFGYYVDDPERFGIVEFDRNGKAVSIEEKPEHPKSNYCVTGLYFYDNRVVEYAKNLKPSARGELEITDLNRIYLENHSLNVELLGQGFTWLDTGTHESLVDATNFVKTMEQHQHRKIACLEEIAYLNGWISKDEVLKVYEVLKKNEYGQYLKDVLDGKYQENLY; from the coding sequence ATGAAAGGTATTATTTTAGCAGGAGGTTCTGGCACACGCCTCTATCCTCTTACCATGGTAACTTCTAAACAATTACTTCCTATTTATGATAAGCCGATGATTTATTATCCGATGTCTGTTTTAATGAATGCGGGTATTCGGGATATCTTAATTATTTCCACACCACAGGATACTCCTCGTTTTAAAGAATTGTTAAAAGACGGAAGTCAGTTCGGAGTAAATCTGTCTTATGCTGTACAGCCAAGCCCTGATGGACTGGCACAGGCATTTATTATCGGAGAGGAGTTTATTGGAAATGATACTGTAGCTATGGTTCTCGGTGATAATATTTTTGCCGGACATGGTTTAAAAAAGCGTCTTTGTGCCGCTGTTAAAAATGCAGAACAAGGTAATGGGGCAACTGTTTTTGGTTATTATGTTGATGATCCGGAACGTTTCGGTATTGTTGAATTTGACCGTAATGGAAAGGCTGTTTCTATTGAAGAAAAACCGGAACATCCAAAGAGTAATTACTGTGTGACTGGCCTGTATTTCTATGACAATCGTGTTGTAGAATATGCAAAGAATCTGAAACCAAGTGCCAGAGGTGAATTAGAAATTACAGATTTAAATCGTATTTATTTAGAAAATCACTCATTAAATGTTGAACTTTTAGGACAGGGATTTACCTGGCTTGATACGGGAACACATGAAAGTCTTGTTGATGCTACAAACTTTGTAAAAACAATGGAGCAGCATCAGCATCGTAAGATTGCCTGTCTTGAAGAAATCGCTTATTTAAATGGTTGGATTTCTAAAGATGAAGTTCTCAAAGTTTATGAGGTATTAAAAAAGAATGAATACGGTCAGTATTTAAAAGATGTTTTAGATGGAAAATATCAGGAAAATTTATATTAA
- a CDS encoding GNAT family N-acetyltransferase encodes MFNFFIIMDENLGNTIARHFSSEYLNYTINFIISKEFPSFSDFPDFSLVLCDLDQNIELAKKYNLPAIAFSHENNKQETLMGTPWMILDADALSPFFLREVYCRHHHIPLMITTTSRCTIRELTVKQLPELLLLQKENKNNPSGCFFPQNCCTTVAAETFLLDYIKNQYSFYGYGIYGIFKKTDDTFLGIAGFSPLENTEDYYVEIGYSILKEWQRQGFASEVLPALLHFEKEYLYFTEVITRIEKENIASIRLAKKNLLRIIMI; translated from the coding sequence ATGTTTAATTTTTTTATTATTATGGACGAAAACCTGGGAAATACTATCGCCAGGCATTTTTCCTCAGAGTATCTTAACTATACCATAAATTTTATAATTTCTAAAGAGTTTCCTTCCTTCTCTGATTTCCCAGATTTTTCTCTTGTCTTGTGTGATCTTGATCAAAATATAGAACTTGCAAAAAAATATAATCTTCCAGCCATCGCATTTTCTCACGAAAATAATAAGCAGGAAACTCTGATGGGAACGCCCTGGATGATTTTAGATGCAGATGCACTCAGTCCGTTTTTTCTAAGAGAAGTATATTGCAGACATCATCATATTCCCCTGATGATAACTACAACCTCCCGCTGCACTATTCGTGAACTTACCGTCAAACAACTGCCTGAACTTTTATTGTTACAGAAAGAAAATAAAAATAATCCATCTGGCTGCTTCTTTCCACAAAATTGCTGCACAACTGTTGCTGCAGAAACTTTTCTTTTAGATTATATAAAAAATCAATATAGTTTTTATGGCTACGGAATCTATGGTATTTTCAAAAAAACCGACGACACCTTTCTTGGCATTGCCGGCTTTTCGCCGTTGGAAAATACGGAGGATTATTATGTTGAAATTGGATATTCTATATTAAAAGAATGGCAAAGACAGGGATTTGCATCAGAAGTTCTGCCCGCCCTGCTTCACTTCGAAAAAGAATATCTCTATTTTACAGAAGTCATTACCAGAATTGAAAAGGAAAATATTGCTTCCATTCGACTGGCAAAGAAAAATCTTTTGCGAATCATAATGATTTGA
- the rfbC gene encoding dTDP-4-dehydrorhamnose 3,5-epimerase translates to MGQIKVKKNVGGIEGLCIIEPTVHGDSRGYFMETYNKNDMAEAGLTMEFVQDNQSSSSKGVLRGLHFQKQHPQGKLVRVIKGTVFDVVVDLRSHSETYGKWFGEILSAENNKQFYIPEGFAHGFLVLSDTAEFCYKCTDFYRPGDEGGLAWNDPEIDIKWPKLVGEYPGSPIGEGYHLEDGTPLTLSDKDQKWLGIKETFKF, encoded by the coding sequence TTGGGACAGATTAAAGTAAAAAAGAACGTTGGAGGAATCGAAGGTTTATGTATTATTGAACCTACCGTACATGGTGATTCTCGTGGCTATTTTATGGAAACATATAATAAAAATGATATGGCAGAAGCAGGACTGACAATGGAGTTTGTTCAGGATAATCAGTCTTCTTCTTCTAAAGGTGTTCTTCGTGGATTACATTTTCAAAAACAACATCCACAGGGTAAGCTTGTTCGTGTGATTAAGGGTACCGTTTTTGATGTCGTTGTTGACCTGCGAAGTCACTCTGAAACATATGGAAAATGGTTCGGAGAAATCCTTTCTGCAGAAAACAATAAACAATTCTATATCCCGGAAGGATTTGCCCATGGCTTTCTTGTTCTATCTGACACTGCAGAATTTTGTTATAAATGTACGGACTTCTACCGTCCAGGTGATGAAGGTGGTTTAGCGTGGAACGACCCTGAAATCGATATTAAATGGCCAAAACTCGTCGGAGAATATCCTGGTTCCCCAATCGGAGAAGGCTATCATTTAGAAGATGGAACTCCACTTACTTTAAGTGATAAAGATCAGAAATGGCTCGGAATAAAAGAAACATTTAAATTCTAA
- the mltG gene encoding endolytic transglycosylase MltG yields MMRKEENIENIEKEDLCSKLQVHFIENTEAEKSVEDTASTDQISTDSSVKPEECSKRMNKNNSENDAQEAANESKRKHRHENITSQNAEAVEETFYKVTGEAEPERKSHPIRNVILGLLVLILVAGAAISYPIGKEYFQEKSVAGKDIEVTIKKGSTSKDVGAILKKKGVVRYKTAFLLKLYFSDYKGKLRYGTFDLNDGMSLSKVIKELATQNGQKENKFTIPEGYTIEMTADKLEKEGIMTAQEFLTAVTKAADTSRYKNILPDKTKVFYQLQGYIYPDTYYLSKNITGDQLVAKILEEFDKKFDTTRQQKAAQLGMSVEEVLIRASLLQKETELPEEYPIIAGVIQNRLDKKMKLQFDSTAVYAITKGQYGIARVMYKDLEVDSPYNTYKYKGLPVGPICSPSLEAIDGVLNPQKNDYLYFQMNTVKNDGSNIFTKTYEEHKAASATTEQ; encoded by the coding sequence ATGATGCGAAAGGAAGAGAATATAGAAAATATAGAAAAGGAAGATCTGTGCAGTAAACTACAGGTTCATTTCATAGAGAATACAGAGGCGGAAAAGTCGGTAGAGGATACCGCATCGACAGATCAGATTTCAACTGATTCTTCTGTAAAGCCAGAAGAATGTTCTAAGAGAATGAATAAAAACAACAGTGAGAATGATGCACAGGAGGCAGCAAACGAAAGCAAACGCAAACATAGACATGAAAATATAACAAGCCAGAACGCAGAAGCTGTTGAAGAAACATTTTATAAAGTGACAGGAGAAGCAGAGCCGGAACGTAAGTCGCATCCGATTCGTAATGTGATACTGGGATTGCTGGTATTGATTCTTGTAGCAGGTGCCGCTATATCTTATCCGATAGGTAAAGAATATTTTCAGGAAAAGTCTGTAGCAGGAAAAGATATTGAAGTAACAATCAAAAAGGGAAGCACCTCAAAAGATGTGGGAGCGATTCTTAAGAAAAAAGGTGTTGTCCGCTATAAAACAGCCTTTTTATTAAAGTTATACTTCTCCGATTATAAAGGCAAGCTTCGTTATGGAACATTTGATTTAAACGATGGAATGAGTCTTAGCAAAGTAATTAAAGAATTAGCTACTCAGAATGGTCAGAAGGAAAATAAATTTACTATTCCGGAAGGATATACGATTGAGATGACAGCCGATAAGCTTGAAAAAGAAGGAATTATGACTGCACAGGAATTCCTTACAGCTGTAACAAAAGCGGCGGATACATCAAGGTATAAAAATATTCTTCCAGACAAAACAAAAGTATTTTATCAATTACAGGGTTATATTTATCCAGATACGTATTATTTGTCAAAGAATATTACAGGGGATCAGCTCGTAGCTAAGATACTCGAAGAGTTTGATAAAAAGTTTGATACGACAAGACAACAGAAAGCAGCTCAGCTTGGTATGTCTGTAGAAGAAGTATTAATTCGTGCATCTCTGTTACAGAAGGAGACAGAGTTACCAGAGGAATATCCAATCATTGCAGGAGTTATTCAAAATCGTCTCGATAAAAAGATGAAACTACAATTCGATTCTACAGCAGTATACGCAATCACAAAAGGTCAGTATGGCATTGCAAGAGTTATGTATAAAGACTTAGAAGTAGATTCTCCATATAACACTTACAAATATAAGGGACTGCCGGTTGGCCCAATCTGCAGTCCAAGCTTAGAAGCTATTGACGGTGTCTTGAATCCGCAGAAGAATGATTATTTATATTTCCAGATGAATACAGTGAAAAATGATGGCTCCAATATCTTCACCAAAACATATGAAGAACATAAAGCAGCATCAGCAACAACAGAACAGTAG
- a CDS encoding helix-turn-helix domain-containing protein: protein MPKPVAETGNKNLIGSNLIALRKKHHLSQRALAHELQLKGYDIDKNVITRIETQQRFVTDIEIQAFCELFHITFEELINPNMNLMD, encoded by the coding sequence ATGCCAAAGCCAGTTGCGGAAACAGGCAACAAGAATTTAATCGGCTCTAACTTAATTGCTTTAAGAAAAAAACACCATTTATCACAAAGAGCACTTGCACATGAACTACAGCTCAAAGGTTATGATATTGACAAAAATGTAATTACAAGAATCGAAACACAACAACGTTTTGTAACAGATATCGAAATCCAAGCATTTTGTGAACTTTTCCACATCACATTTGAAGAACTAATAAATCCAAATATGAATTTGATGGACTAA
- the rfbD gene encoding dTDP-4-dehydrorhamnose reductase: MKFFVTGVCGQLGHDVMNELASRGYEGIGSDIAPEYSGVQDNTAVTKMPYISLDITNKDAVNQILETTCPDVVIHCAAWTAVDLAEDTDKQDTVKKINVDGTQYIASACKKLGCKMIYLSTDYVFDGQGTTPWQPDCKNYRPLNIYGQSKLLGEQAVANTLDKYFIVRIAWVFGRNGKNFIKTMLTVGKNHDKLTVVNDQIGTPTYTFDLARLLIDMAESEKYGYYHVTNEGGYISWYDFTKEIFRQAVALGHTEYDENHITVTPVTTAEYGASKAARPFNSRLDKSKLIQAGFTPLPDWKDALQRYLTEILNEEF; this comes from the coding sequence ATGAAATTTTTCGTAACAGGCGTTTGCGGTCAGTTGGGGCATGATGTCATGAACGAACTTGCATCCCGCGGTTATGAGGGGATTGGCTCTGATATCGCACCGGAATATTCTGGTGTGCAGGACAATACCGCTGTAACAAAAATGCCTTACATTTCATTAGATATTACGAATAAAGACGCCGTAAATCAAATCTTAGAAACAACTTGCCCTGATGTTGTTATTCACTGCGCTGCCTGGACCGCTGTTGATCTTGCAGAAGATACAGATAAACAGGACACCGTTAAAAAGATCAATGTTGATGGCACGCAGTACATTGCTTCTGCCTGCAAAAAACTTGGCTGTAAAATGATTTATTTAAGCACTGACTATGTTTTTGACGGACAGGGGACAACTCCATGGCAGCCTGACTGCAAGAATTATAGACCATTAAACATATATGGTCAGTCAAAACTTCTTGGAGAACAGGCAGTCGCAAACACTTTAGACAAATATTTTATTGTCCGCATTGCATGGGTATTCGGTCGAAATGGCAAAAACTTTATTAAGACCATGCTCACTGTCGGCAAAAATCATGACAAACTTACCGTCGTTAATGACCAGATTGGAACACCAACCTACACCTTTGACCTGGCAAGACTTCTTATTGATATGGCTGAAAGCGAAAAATACGGCTACTACCATGTCACCAATGAAGGTGGTTATATTAGCTGGTATGATTTTACAAAAGAAATCTTTCGTCAGGCAGTCGCGCTCGGTCATACGGAATATGATGAAAATCACATTACTGTAACACCCGTTACAACCGCTGAATACGGTGCATCTAAAGCCGCCCGCCCATTTAACAGCCGGCTCGATAAAAGCAAACTTATACAAGCAGGATTTACACCTCTTCCTGACTGGAAAGATGCACTGCAAAGATATTTAACTGAGATTTTAAATGAAGAATTTTAA